A part of Pseudomonas sp. HR96 genomic DNA contains:
- a CDS encoding RDD family protein has protein sequence MPHSPAYARNAALPRPVDTRYALETPEGIELTLTPAGPLPRALAYAVDLGLRGALLGGLFALLGGLGGVGIGLGALLLFLVDWWYMVLFEVLHQGRTPGKQLLGLRVVHDDATPVGWSASLLRNLLRCVDMLPAAYALGLFCSLQHAQFKRLGDLAAGTLVIYTERPPPLASLPVVEPQAAPWPLSVAEQQAIVHLAERHAQLPAHRSRELAALLAPALQVPGDQALARVYAIARSLQAGP, from the coding sequence ATGCCACACTCTCCAGCCTATGCAAGGAATGCAGCGCTGCCTCGGCCCGTGGACACGCGCTACGCCCTGGAAACCCCGGAAGGCATCGAACTGACGCTGACCCCGGCCGGCCCCCTGCCGCGCGCCCTGGCCTACGCGGTCGACCTGGGCCTGCGCGGCGCGCTGCTGGGCGGCCTGTTTGCGCTGCTGGGTGGCCTGGGCGGCGTCGGTATCGGCCTCGGTGCCTTGCTGCTGTTTCTGGTCGACTGGTGGTACATGGTGCTGTTCGAGGTCCTGCATCAGGGCCGCACACCTGGCAAACAGCTGCTGGGCCTGCGCGTGGTGCACGATGACGCGACGCCGGTGGGCTGGAGCGCCTCGTTGCTGCGCAACCTGCTGCGCTGCGTTGACATGCTGCCCGCCGCCTACGCCCTGGGTCTGTTCTGCAGCCTGCAGCATGCGCAATTCAAGCGCCTGGGCGACCTGGCGGCCGGCACGCTGGTGATCTACACCGAGCGCCCGCCCCCCCTCGCCAGCCTGCCAGTGGTCGAGCCACAGGCGGCGCCGTGGCCGCTGTCGGTGGCCGAGCAGCAGGCCATCGTCCACCTGGCCGAACGCCACGCCCAGCTGCCCGCTCACCGCAGCCGCGAACTGGCCGCGCTGCTGGCCCCGGCCCTCCAGGTACCCGGCGACCAGGCGCTGGCCCGGGTGTACGCGATCGCCCGCAGCCTGCAGGCCGGGCCATGA
- the sbcB gene encoding exodeoxyribonuclease I: MSSSIFWYDYETTGINPRNDRALQVAGLRTDADLNEIDAPINLYCQPSDDILPHPMACMITGITPQVLAQKGLAEADFMTRVHAQLSAPGTCGAGYNTLRFDDEVTRYSLYRNFFDPYAREWQGGNSRWDLIDVVRAAYALRPDGIHWPQVDGRVSMRLELLTAANGIDHGHAHDALSDVRATIGLARLVKQQQPRLYDWLFKLRGKHQVMEQIRLLEPMLHVSGRFSAARNFIGVVLPLAWHPRNRNALIVCDLHHDPARLCTDSAQVLRADLYRRRDEAAADQLPVPLKLIHVNRSPVVAPLKVLRDEDCQRLGLDLDSCLARARQLQEGCAQWQDKLATIYASEDFSETADPEQQLYDGFIGDRDRRLCEQVRLCEPQQLAAEQWMFDDPRLPELLFRYRARNFPDTLSEGERQRWQGFCQQRLSDPQFGAPNTLDGFAEALSQARLTASQAQLQVLEQWQAYVQALAVRLQVSPRMHN; the protein is encoded by the coding sequence GTGAGCTCGAGCATCTTCTGGTACGACTACGAAACCACCGGCATCAACCCCCGCAACGACCGCGCGCTGCAGGTGGCCGGGTTGCGCACCGACGCCGACCTCAACGAGATCGACGCGCCGATCAACCTGTACTGTCAGCCCAGCGACGACATTCTGCCTCACCCCATGGCCTGCATGATCACCGGCATCACTCCCCAGGTACTGGCACAAAAAGGCCTGGCCGAGGCCGACTTCATGACCCGCGTACATGCCCAGCTCAGCGCGCCTGGCACCTGCGGCGCCGGCTACAACACCTTGCGCTTCGATGACGAGGTCACTCGTTACAGCCTGTATCGAAATTTTTTCGACCCCTATGCCCGTGAATGGCAGGGGGGCAACAGCCGCTGGGACCTCATCGACGTGGTGCGAGCCGCCTATGCCCTGCGCCCCGACGGCATCCACTGGCCACAAGTGGACGGGCGCGTGAGCATGCGCCTGGAACTTCTCACGGCGGCCAACGGCATTGACCACGGTCATGCCCATGATGCGCTGTCGGATGTTCGCGCAACTATCGGCCTTGCACGTTTAGTCAAACAACAGCAACCACGATTGTATGACTGGTTGTTTAAACTGCGTGGCAAGCATCAGGTCATGGAGCAAATACGCCTGCTTGAGCCCATGCTTCATGTATCGGGGCGTTTTTCAGCGGCGCGCAACTTTATCGGTGTGGTATTGCCGCTGGCGTGGCACCCGCGCAATCGCAACGCGCTGATTGTCTGTGACCTGCATCACGATCCGGCACGACTGTGTACCGACAGCGCGCAAGTGCTGCGGGCCGATCTCTATCGACGGCGCGACGAGGCCGCCGCCGATCAGCTGCCGGTACCGTTGAAATTGATTCACGTGAATCGAAGTCCCGTGGTCGCTCCGCTCAAGGTCCTGCGCGACGAAGATTGTCAGCGTCTGGGCCTGGATCTGGACAGTTGCCTGGCCCGCGCCCGCCAATTGCAGGAGGGCTGCGCGCAGTGGCAGGACAAGCTGGCAACTATCTATGCCAGCGAAGACTTCAGCGAGACCGCAGACCCCGAACAGCAGCTGTATGACGGATTTATCGGCGACCGGGATCGGCGCCTCTGTGAACAAGTTCGGCTGTGCGAGCCGCAGCAGTTGGCTGCCGAACAATGGATGTTCGACGACCCCCGGTTGCCCGAGCTGCTGTTCCGTTACCGCGCACGTAACTTCCCCGATACATTGAGCGAAGGGGAGCGCCAGCGCTGGCAGGGGTTCTGCCAGCAGCGCCTGAGCGACCCGCAATTCGGCGCACCGAATACCCTGGACGGTTTTGCCGAGGCCCTGAGCCAGGCCCGGCTGACTGCCAGCCAGGCGCAGTTGCAGGTACTCGAACAATGGCAGGCTTATGTACAGGCGTTGGCAGTACGCCTGCAAGTTTCGCCACGGATGCATAACTGA
- a CDS encoding DUF4350 domain-containing protein, which yields MSRRRTWLWLAVAAVLALVVGSGALGRLESYRQWVDLGPSAEARGDDYLAAQLFLRQQGVTVQRAPGLEVLDQLDPRGASLLLLGERQRMSPNQADRLLRWVRAGGRLLFVAQALWDQDKAMSGDLLLDRLQLHQLQTRDLPRLSPGDRIQYPELTRLYLENEKAPAYFSFDPAWHLEDPMNKVSAWANNATATHLMQLRWGDGLITVVTDADLWRNAAIGQYDNAWLLWYLTQDSQVALVGDAQHDSLTTLLWRYFPQALLALLALLLLGGWHFALRQGPVQTPPPPARRRLREHLDASASFLLRRAGHASLLRALQRDILRRARRRHPGFERLPVAEQWQVLARLSRQPTAAIADALRPRPRQRLQAAEFCRQVAHLQIIRNAL from the coding sequence ATGAGCCGACGCCGCACCTGGCTGTGGCTGGCAGTCGCCGCCGTGCTCGCGCTGGTGGTCGGCAGCGGCGCGCTCGGGCGGCTGGAGTCGTATCGCCAATGGGTCGACCTGGGCCCCAGCGCCGAGGCACGCGGCGATGACTACCTGGCCGCGCAGCTGTTCCTGCGCCAGCAGGGCGTGACGGTACAGCGCGCCCCGGGCCTGGAGGTGCTCGACCAGCTCGACCCGCGCGGTGCCAGCCTGCTGCTGCTCGGCGAGCGCCAGCGCATGTCGCCGAACCAGGCCGACCGGCTGCTGCGCTGGGTACGCGCGGGCGGGCGCCTGCTGTTCGTCGCCCAGGCCCTGTGGGATCAGGACAAGGCCATGAGTGGCGACCTGCTGCTCGATCGTCTGCAACTGCACCAGTTGCAGACCCGCGACCTGCCTCGGCTGTCGCCCGGCGACCGGATTCAATACCCTGAACTGACTCGTCTATATCTGGAAAACGAGAAGGCCCCGGCCTATTTCAGCTTCGACCCCGCCTGGCACCTCGAGGACCCGATGAACAAGGTCTCGGCCTGGGCCAACAACGCCACCGCCACGCACCTGATGCAGCTGCGCTGGGGCGACGGCCTGATCACCGTGGTCACCGACGCCGACCTGTGGCGCAACGCGGCGATCGGCCAGTACGACAACGCCTGGCTGCTCTGGTACCTGACCCAGGACAGCCAAGTGGCCCTGGTCGGCGACGCCCAGCACGACAGCCTGACCACCTTGCTCTGGCGCTATTTCCCGCAGGCGTTGCTGGCCCTGCTGGCGTTGCTGCTGCTCGGCGGCTGGCATTTCGCCTTGCGCCAGGGGCCCGTCCAGACCCCGCCCCCGCCCGCACGCCGGCGACTGCGCGAGCACCTCGATGCCAGCGCCAGCTTCCTGCTGCGCCGCGCCGGCCATGCCAGCCTGCTGCGCGCCCTGCAACGCGACATCCTGCGCCGCGCCCGGCGCCGCCACCCGGGCTTCGAACGCCTGCCGGTAGCCGAGCAATGGCAGGTCCTGGCCCGGCTCAGCCGCCAACCCACCGCTGCCATCGCCGACGCCCTGCGCCCCCGCCCCCGCCAACGCCTGCAAGCGGCAGAGTTCTGTCGTCAGGTTGCCCACTTGCAAATCATCAGGAACGCCCTATGA
- a CDS encoding MoxR family ATPase, with the protein MSELPDPSEGIDPEHAASPDPASPAEQTTAAEPTPGVVTPAPETRPEEHLAHQRHRASQLAQAVRHELRKVVIGQHAAIDDVLTALIGGGHVLIEGVPGLGKTLLVRALAKCFGGDFARIQFTPDLMPSDVTGQAVYDLQSEQFKLRKGPLFTHLLLADEINRAPAKTQAALLEAMQERQVTLEGRALPIAQPFMVLATQNPLEQEGTYPLPEAELDRFMLKLRMDYPAAAEELAMVREVTRSARAEMLEVHPPRTLLNARDVSVLQRIASELPLDEQVLDYAVRLARATRDWPGVAMGAGPRASIALVRGARARALLRGGEFVIPDDVKECALAVLRHRVRLAPELDIEGLSVDQLLGQLLDQVAAPRL; encoded by the coding sequence ATGAGCGAATTACCGGACCCCAGCGAAGGCATTGACCCTGAACACGCTGCCAGCCCTGACCCGGCGTCGCCCGCCGAACAAACGACGGCCGCAGAACCGACACCTGGAGTTGTAACCCCCGCACCCGAGACCCGCCCCGAGGAGCACCTGGCGCATCAGCGCCACCGCGCCAGCCAGCTGGCCCAGGCGGTGCGGCACGAGTTGCGCAAGGTGGTGATCGGCCAGCACGCGGCCATCGACGATGTGCTGACCGCGTTGATCGGTGGCGGCCATGTGCTGATCGAAGGCGTGCCCGGGCTCGGCAAGACCTTGCTGGTGCGTGCCTTGGCCAAGTGCTTTGGCGGCGATTTCGCGCGCATCCAGTTCACCCCGGACCTGATGCCCAGTGACGTCACCGGCCAGGCCGTCTACGACCTGCAAAGCGAGCAGTTCAAGCTGCGCAAGGGCCCGCTGTTCACCCACCTGCTGCTGGCCGATGAAATCAACCGGGCGCCGGCCAAGACCCAGGCGGCTCTGCTCGAAGCCATGCAGGAGCGCCAGGTCACCCTTGAGGGCCGGGCCCTGCCTATCGCCCAGCCGTTCATGGTGCTGGCCACGCAGAACCCGCTTGAGCAGGAAGGCACCTACCCGCTGCCGGAAGCCGAGCTCGACCGCTTCATGCTCAAGCTGCGCATGGACTACCCGGCCGCCGCCGAAGAGCTGGCGATGGTCCGCGAGGTGACGCGCTCGGCGCGCGCGGAAATGCTTGAAGTGCATCCTCCGCGCACCCTGCTCAACGCCCGTGACGTCAGCGTGCTGCAACGCATCGCCAGCGAGCTGCCGCTCGACGAACAGGTCCTCGACTACGCCGTGCGCCTGGCGCGCGCGACCCGCGACTGGCCTGGAGTGGCTATGGGTGCCGGGCCCCGCGCCTCGATTGCCCTGGTGCGTGGCGCGCGGGCCCGGGCATTGCTGCGCGGCGGCGAATTCGTCATCCCCGACGACGTCAAGGAGTGCGCCCTGGCCGTGCTGCGCCATCGTGTACGGCTGGCGCCGGAGCTGGACATCGAAGGCCTGTCGGTGGATCAGCTGTTGGGCCAGCTGCTCGACCAGGTCGCGGCGCCGCGTCTGTGA
- the mvaT gene encoding histone-like nucleoid-structuring protein MvaT codes for MSLINEYRATEEAIKELQARLKNLSQDDKLQTELEFEGKLRTLMGEYQKSLRDIISLLDPESRTAKAPRGTPAKVPGTKRARKVKQYKNPHNGEIIETKGGNHKTLKEWKAKWGGDVVESWAAFLG; via the coding sequence ATGTCCCTGATCAACGAATACCGCGCCACCGAAGAAGCCATCAAAGAACTGCAGGCGCGCCTGAAAAACCTGTCGCAAGACGACAAACTGCAAACCGAACTGGAATTCGAAGGCAAACTGCGCACCTTGATGGGCGAATACCAGAAGTCGCTGCGCGATATCATCTCGCTGCTGGATCCAGAATCCAGAACCGCCAAGGCGCCACGTGGCACCCCGGCCAAAGTGCCAGGCACCAAGCGCGCACGTAAAGTCAAACAGTACAAGAACCCGCACAACGGCGAAATCATCGAAACCAAAGGTGGCAACCACAAGACGCTGAAAGAGTGGAAAGCCAAGTGGGGCGGTGATGTGGTGGAAAGCTGGGCGGCATTCCTGGGTTAA
- a CDS encoding DUF58 domain-containing protein → MKPTRLLLGWVAALLALSILLGALRALEFAVPGSASAVVWGLLLATLVVSVIDALGLLRKPAVRVRRQLPGSLLLGRWAEVQLWVEHDQGWPLALSLHDHPPAGLDTRQLPVDCLLPPATATSLSYGVRATQRGTLQFARCEVQLASRLGLWRLRRYLECADTLRVYPDFRRLTGGGLLAPEQWLGQLGISQRPRRGQGLEFHQLREFREGDSLRQIDWKATARQRTPIAREYQDERDQQIIFMLDCGRRMRSQDGELGHFEHALNACLLLSQVALRQGDAVGLLTFAGDRPLYLAPRKGQGQLNRLLNSVHDLQAGHRPADFAAASDALLARQSRRALVIWISNLGDEEPDDLLRALKRLTRQHRVLVASLREELLDQLRLTPVSDFQQALSYCGAVGYLNDREQLHERLSAHGMAVLDARPAQLGAQLISRYLGWKKAGTL, encoded by the coding sequence GTGAAACCGACTCGTCTGCTGCTGGGCTGGGTCGCCGCGCTGCTGGCGCTGAGCATACTGCTGGGGGCCCTGCGCGCCCTCGAGTTCGCCGTGCCGGGCAGCGCTTCGGCGGTGGTCTGGGGCTTGCTGCTGGCCACCTTGGTGGTGAGCGTCATCGATGCTCTGGGGCTGCTGCGCAAGCCCGCCGTGCGGGTGCGTCGACAACTGCCCGGCAGCCTGCTGCTCGGGCGCTGGGCCGAGGTGCAACTGTGGGTCGAACACGATCAAGGCTGGCCGCTGGCGCTCAGCCTGCACGACCATCCGCCTGCCGGCCTCGACACCCGGCAGTTGCCGGTCGATTGCCTGCTGCCACCCGCCACCGCGACCTCCCTGAGTTACGGTGTGCGGGCCACGCAACGTGGGACCTTGCAGTTCGCCCGCTGCGAAGTGCAGCTGGCCAGCCGCCTGGGCCTGTGGCGACTGCGCCGCTACCTGGAATGTGCAGATACGCTGCGGGTCTATCCCGATTTCCGGCGCCTGACCGGCGGTGGCCTGCTGGCGCCCGAGCAATGGCTCGGCCAGCTCGGCATCAGCCAGCGCCCACGGCGCGGCCAGGGCCTGGAATTTCACCAGCTGCGCGAGTTTCGCGAAGGCGACAGTCTGCGCCAGATCGACTGGAAGGCCACCGCGCGGCAGCGCACGCCGATTGCCCGGGAATATCAGGATGAGCGCGATCAGCAGATCATTTTCATGCTCGACTGCGGTCGGCGCATGCGCAGCCAGGACGGCGAGTTGGGGCACTTCGAGCACGCGCTCAATGCCTGCCTGCTGCTCAGCCAGGTGGCCCTGCGCCAGGGCGACGCCGTAGGGCTGCTGACCTTTGCCGGCGACAGGCCGCTGTACCTGGCACCGCGCAAGGGTCAGGGCCAGCTCAATCGGCTGCTCAACAGCGTCCACGACCTGCAGGCCGGTCACCGCCCGGCCGATTTCGCCGCCGCCAGCGACGCCCTGCTCGCCCGCCAGTCGCGTCGGGCGCTGGTGATCTGGATCAGCAATCTGGGCGACGAGGAACCCGACGACCTGCTGCGGGCCCTCAAGCGTCTGACCCGCCAGCACCGGGTGCTGGTCGCCAGCCTGCGCGAGGAGCTGCTCGACCAGCTGCGCCTGACGCCGGTCAGCGACTTTCAACAGGCCCTGAGCTACTGCGGCGCCGTGGGCTACCTGAACGACCGCGAGCAACTGCACGAACGCCTGAGCGCCCACGGCATGGCCGTGCTCGACGCCAGGCCGGCGCAGCTGGGTGCGCAGTTGATCAGTCGGTATCTGGGGTGGAAGAAGGCAGGAACACTGTAA
- a CDS encoding tetratricopeptide repeat protein gives MRILIIAALVATSLTGCTRWYMNSHLNDAYRAYDKGDCETVMLRLSQVERESRTRPYVLPEVSLLRGQCLERQQLFVDAAQTYSFIITQYPYSEYAYRARARLDTLQQGGHIHEGAPAQTFPAPR, from the coding sequence ATGCGTATCTTGATCATAGCGGCCCTGGTGGCCACCAGTCTGACCGGGTGCACCCGCTGGTACATGAACAGCCACCTCAACGACGCCTATCGCGCCTATGACAAGGGCGATTGCGAGACGGTAATGCTGCGCCTGTCCCAGGTCGAGCGCGAGAGCCGCACGCGGCCTTACGTGTTGCCGGAGGTGAGTCTGCTGCGCGGCCAGTGCCTGGAACGCCAGCAGTTGTTCGTCGACGCGGCGCAGACCTATTCGTTCATCATCACCCAGTATCCTTATAGCGAATACGCCTACAGGGCCCGTGCGCGCCTCGACACGCTGCAGCAGGGCGGGCACATCCACGAAGGCGCGCCGGCGCAGACCTTCCCGGCGCCGCGCTGA
- a CDS encoding DUF4129 domain-containing protein has product MRVTDTAAVLRPRSPWQAIDLGLLLAGRHRRVLILSWACLTMPVLAVLSWVLRDHPNAVLLVLWWLKPAFERLPLDILAQAWQGTAPSLGQALRRYPQLLKTQLWPALTVRRLSLSRSLTLPVSQLEGLDGPARQRRITLLRKDNRGAARWLTLLFAHIEYVFGLALVVVLYALQPDPFDSQWHLGEQLGLSASLRAAWPAHLSNLIYALVLTVTEPLYVAAGFGLYLNRRSQLEAWDIEQVLRRLAARLGSAIGAVLMAVLLAWPSAPSLAAPPPDSPRLLNQKLSSDAARSALQAIEQQPPFHNLENQRHWRWVHGDGEPASEVPLPASVPRFEGLARLLESLLWVLLLAAVVLLGWRYRHWLALFARPAPTPPAHPEPPQVVAGIALQAQALPADIAGSAERLWPEQPREALSLLYRALLLRLLQDYQLPLKAADTESQVLARIEQLGQPPLFAFGQALTEHWQNLAYGHRLPPEAAGAALCAHWRALFDGPRAEPAP; this is encoded by the coding sequence ATGCGCGTGACTGACACCGCCGCCGTGCTGCGGCCCCGTTCGCCCTGGCAAGCCATCGACCTGGGCCTGCTGCTGGCCGGCCGCCATCGGCGTGTGCTGATACTCAGCTGGGCCTGCCTGACCATGCCGGTGCTGGCGGTGCTGAGCTGGGTGTTGCGCGACCACCCCAATGCCGTGTTGTTGGTGCTCTGGTGGCTCAAGCCGGCGTTCGAACGCCTGCCCCTGGATATTCTCGCCCAGGCCTGGCAGGGCACTGCGCCCAGCCTGGGCCAGGCGCTGCGACGCTATCCGCAGCTGCTCAAGACGCAACTGTGGCCAGCGCTGACGGTGCGCCGCCTGAGCCTGAGTCGCAGCCTGACCCTGCCGGTGAGCCAGCTGGAAGGCCTCGACGGCCCCGCCCGGCAACGCCGCATCACCCTGCTGCGCAAGGACAACCGCGGCGCCGCGCGCTGGCTGACGCTGCTGTTCGCGCACATCGAATACGTCTTTGGCCTGGCCTTGGTCGTGGTGCTGTACGCCCTGCAGCCCGACCCGTTCGACAGCCAATGGCACCTGGGTGAACAGTTGGGCTTGAGCGCCAGCCTCAGGGCCGCCTGGCCGGCCCATCTGAGCAACCTGATCTACGCCCTGGTGCTGACCGTCACCGAGCCGCTGTACGTTGCCGCAGGCTTTGGCCTGTACCTGAACCGGCGCAGCCAGCTCGAGGCCTGGGACATCGAACAGGTGCTGCGGCGCCTGGCCGCGCGCCTGGGCAGCGCCATCGGCGCGGTACTGATGGCCGTACTGCTGGCCTGGCCGAGCGCCCCGAGCCTGGCTGCGCCGCCGCCCGACAGCCCGCGCCTGCTGAACCAGAAACTCAGCAGCGACGCCGCACGCAGCGCCCTGCAGGCCATCGAGCAGCAGCCGCCCTTCCATAACCTGGAAAACCAGCGGCATTGGCGCTGGGTGCATGGCGATGGCGAGCCTGCCAGCGAAGTGCCGCTGCCGGCGAGCGTGCCGCGCTTCGAGGGCCTGGCACGCCTACTCGAATCCCTGCTCTGGGTTCTGCTGCTCGCCGCCGTCGTGCTGCTGGGCTGGCGTTATCGGCACTGGCTGGCGCTGTTCGCCCGACCGGCCCCGACGCCGCCCGCCCACCCCGAGCCACCGCAGGTGGTGGCCGGCATCGCCCTGCAGGCACAGGCACTGCCCGCCGACATTGCTGGCAGCGCCGAACGGCTGTGGCCCGAACAGCCCCGCGAGGCCCTGAGCCTGCTCTATCGCGCCCTGCTCCTGCGCCTGTTGCAGGATTACCAGTTGCCGCTCAAGGCGGCAGACACCGAAAGCCAGGTGCTGGCACGCATCGAACAGCTCGGCCAGCCGCCGCTGTTCGCCTTCGGCCAGGCGTTGACCGAGCACTGGCAGAATCTGGCCTACGGTCATCGCCTGCCACCCGAGGCCGCCGGCGCCGCACTGTGTGCCCACTGGCGGGCGCTGTTCGACGGCCCCCGCGCGGAGCCGGCGCCATGA
- a CDS encoding stage II sporulation protein M codes for MKQQPFEQLHQAEWQALEQLLDQLEGNRASPAACEDFSRRYRRLCHQLALATERGYSQARIEALQQLAMRGHQQLYRHRSQVAASIAGFLAAGLPGSVRSQWRWVAAAAAVLATSLLLTLALVLAFPDLIYAIVNPQQVQQMEAMYDPGAARFGPAAEHLSSSALMMFGYYVMHNVGIAFQVFASGLLLGVGSLYMLLGNGLSIGAVAGHLSQIGFGRTFWPFVIGHGAFELTGIVLAGAAGLRLGGALIAPGACSRSQALRHSAPLALQLVYGALLLLLVAAFVEAFWSSRSDLPNAVKYGVGALFWALVTGYLALAGRGTHARD; via the coding sequence ATGAAGCAGCAGCCCTTCGAGCAACTGCATCAAGCCGAATGGCAGGCGCTGGAGCAACTGCTCGACCAACTGGAGGGCAACCGCGCAAGTCCCGCCGCCTGTGAAGATTTCAGCCGCCGCTACCGGCGCCTGTGCCACCAGCTGGCACTGGCCACCGAGCGAGGCTACAGCCAGGCGCGGATCGAGGCTCTGCAGCAACTGGCGATGCGTGGCCATCAGCAGCTGTACCGGCACCGCAGCCAGGTCGCCGCGAGCATCGCCGGCTTTCTTGCCGCCGGCCTGCCTGGCAGCGTACGCAGCCAGTGGCGCTGGGTGGCGGCCGCAGCCGCCGTGCTGGCGACCAGCCTGCTGCTGACGCTGGCCCTGGTGCTGGCCTTTCCCGACCTCATCTACGCCATCGTCAACCCGCAACAGGTGCAACAGATGGAAGCCATGTACGACCCGGGCGCAGCGCGCTTCGGGCCGGCGGCCGAGCACCTGAGCAGCAGTGCCCTGATGATGTTCGGCTACTACGTGATGCATAACGTCGGCATCGCCTTTCAGGTGTTCGCCAGCGGCCTGCTGCTGGGGGTCGGCAGCCTGTACATGTTGCTCGGCAACGGCCTGTCCATCGGCGCTGTAGCCGGTCATCTGAGCCAGATTGGCTTCGGCCGGACTTTCTGGCCATTCGTCATCGGCCACGGCGCGTTCGAGCTGACCGGCATTGTCCTCGCCGGGGCCGCCGGCCTGCGCCTGGGCGGGGCGCTGATCGCTCCGGGCGCCTGCAGCCGCAGCCAGGCCCTGCGCCACAGCGCGCCGTTGGCCCTGCAGCTGGTCTACGGCGCCCTGCTGCTGTTGCTGGTCGCCGCCTTCGTCGAGGCGTTCTGGTCCTCGCGCAGTGATCTGCCGAACGCTGTGAAATACGGCGTCGGCGCGCTGTTCTGGGCGCTGGTCACAGGCTACCTCGCACTGGCCGGCCGAGGCACCCATGCGCGTGACTGA
- a CDS encoding PilZ domain-containing protein: MYIERRIERHQLPYYLQVFNRHTGQPIGYLGNVSEHGLMLISQLPMLVGADFELQLKIPTASGGPQLLNITANCMWSREDETPGNYDSGFELTQSCAVYAELVEALRSYFTFSQLSASA, encoded by the coding sequence ATGTATATCGAGCGTCGTATCGAACGTCACCAGCTACCGTACTATCTGCAAGTGTTCAACCGGCACACCGGGCAACCGATCGGCTATCTGGGCAACGTGTCGGAACACGGCCTGATGTTGATCAGCCAGTTGCCCATGCTGGTCGGTGCCGATTTCGAGCTGCAATTGAAAATCCCGACCGCCAGCGGTGGCCCGCAACTGCTCAACATCACCGCCAATTGCATGTGGTCGCGCGAAGACGAAACGCCGGGCAATTATGATTCGGGGTTCGAGTTGACGCAGTCGTGCGCGGTGTATGCCGAGCTGGTCGAGGCCTTGCGCAGCTATTTTACCTTCAGCCAGCTGAGCGCCTCGGCCTGA